Below is a genomic region from Candidatus Paceibacterota bacterium.
ACAGCGCACAGAATGCCTCAGGACTCCTTGCGCGGAAACAGAGGGGCGGGGGTGCCGATCGCGTGACCGCCCGCCAATCCGCCCCAGCGAGCTTCCGAGTCCTTGTCGGGTGAGCCGGCCAGGCCAAGCTGCGCGTAGATCTTGGACGCTGTCCCCGGCAGGAACGGCCAAAGCAGCACTGCTAGTATCCGACAAATTTCCGCCAAGTTATACAATACCTCATCGAGGCGAGCAGCTTTGGACTGGTCTTTGGCCAGCTTGAACGGCGCGGTGTGGTCCACATACTGATTGGCCCTCGTCACCAGCGACCAGATCGCCTGTAGCGCGCCCTGGAGTTGGTTCTGCGCCAACAGGCGGCGCGTTTCTGCAATCGCCTGCTCTGCTTCCAAGGCCAGTTCGTTCGAAACCTTGGGCACCACACCACTGCGGTATCGTTTGAGCATCGAAAGGGAGCGATTCACCAGGTTGCCCAGCCCGTTGGCCAATTCCGACGAGTAGCGCGCCTTGAAGCCAGCTTCCGTCCAATTCCCGTCTGGGCCGATGTCCAGCTCTCGGAGCACATAGAACCGGAACGCATCGACGCCCCACTCGTCAATGACGGCAACCGGATCAACGACATTGCCGGTGCTCTTGCTCATACGCTGCCCGTCTTTCTGCCACCAACCATGCGCGAGCACCTGTTTCGGCAACGGCGCGCCCATCGCCTTGAGCATGATCGGCCAATAGACGCTGTGGAACTTGACGATGTCCTTGCCGATGAGGTGGATGTCGGCAGGCCATACCCTCCATTGAAGGTTTTGGGCTGAGGCTTGACGACGCAGTGATGCGGGTACGCCGGGGTCGCCCTGGGCAGCGGGGATGGTGATGTAGTTGGAGAGGGCGTCAAACCACACGTAGGTGACGTAGTCCGGATCAAATGGCAACGGGATACCCCAGTTCAAGCGAGAGGCCGGGCGGCTGATGCAGAGGTCCTCCAGCACGTTGTTCTTGAGGAAGCCCAGCACCTCGTTCCGGCGCTGGGCCGGAGCTATGAAAGACGGATTCCGCTCGATATGCTCGATCAGCCACTGTTGATGGTCTTTGAGCCTGAAATAGTAATTCTCCTCCTCAAGCTCAATGACTTCCCCCCAGGACGGATCGAACGTGCCGTCCGGCAGGCGGTCTTTGTGGGTCAGGAAAGTCTCTTGGCGGGTCGAGTAAAAGCCGCGATAGACCTCCTTGTAGAAGTGCCCCTCGGCATGAAGCTTGGCCAGAATCGCCTGTACGACCTCCTTATGGCGCAATTCGGTGGTGCGGACGAAGTCGTCGTTGGTCAAATCCAGCTTCGCGGCAAAGGCCTTCCAGACCTCCGCCAGCCCATCGCAGTAAGCTTGCGGGGTCTTGCCTTCTGTTACTGCCGCCTGTTGGACCTTTTGGCCGTGCTCATCCAGGCCGGTCAGGAAAAACGTCTCCTGCCCCAAGCTCCGATGCGCCCGCGCAATGACATCCGCGACCACCTTTTCGTAAGCATGGCCGAGATGCGGGTGCCCGTTGACGTAGTCAATGGCGGTCGTGATGTAAAAGCATTTGCTCATCCGCTTCTACTTTGAAGGAGAGGAGCTTCCTTGGCAACTGCTTCAAGCGTTAAGGCTTGAGACAGTGATTCGAATCCTGCGCGCGGTGGGCCATTACTGGCTGGAGGGGCGTGGGATTACGCGCTTTTGCGGCCGTCATTGCTTTAGGTGCCGATCCAGGAATTCTTCTGCAGCAGCGCGGCCCTCGGGTGCGTAGAAATGTCCCTGGCGGTGGTTTAGCCAGCCAATGCTTCCTGGCGCCCCCAACAGTTCATAAACAGGCTGCACAGCTTGGATGAATGTCCAACTCCGGTCATTGTCCGCAGAATCTCCGGCGAGCAGGAGAAAGGCCCGGGGCGCAATCAGAGCGAGCACCTCGTGGTTCTCCCGACCGAATCTTGGGTGCTTGATCTTGGAGCCGAGGTACCACGGTGCCTCCCAATTGCTGAATTCCAACCCTATGCCCCCCTCGCTTGAGACCCCCGTACGGTAGCGGTCGTCAAAAGCCATCGCATACAGCACTTGCTTGCCGCCAAGCGAATGACCGAGGCAGCCGATCCGTTTGCCATCCACGCTCGGCAGCGACTCCAGGAAGTCCACTGCGCGTATTGCATCCCAGACCATCCGGGTCATGCCGGTCCAATTGGGGTGCCGGGCGAGGACGCGCGCCGCGTTGCCGGTCCAGCCCGCTCCTTCCGTCTCGATGTAGTTGCGCGGGCACCATACGATATAGCCGCGCTTGACGAATTGCAGGCCGTGCCACTTCTCTCGGGAATACTCCGGAGCTAAGCCCGCCACACCCTTAGCATGCAACGGAGTTGTCGGATGGAAGACAACGATAGCTGGCAACTTCCCTTTTGCCTCCCCAGGTGTCAGCAAGTAACCGTCTGTGAACAACCCTTCCTCAACCTGATACCTGACAAGCTGCCGGGCAATCCCACTCAGATCTTCTGTACTGAGCACCTCAGTGTTAAGCGGTGCCTTATGATTCGGGAACTGACCCAAGACGCCCTGCCACTGTTCCTTCAAACGCGCGCGCTGGTTGAGCCAAGCTTGCTTCGAAGCTATCCCCTGTCCCGCAGCGCCCACCAGCAGACTAGGTAACTGTGGGGCATTCGTCGGCATGCGCGGAGGCGGAGTATGCAACTGCAGCCCGGCTGCCAGGACTTCTAAGCTCGCAAAGCCCAGCACGAACGCTCCAGCTATCACTCGAATCATCCTCCCATTGTGCATCCAGAAGCAGAATAAGTTCAAGGAGACGTGACAACCGGTATCAGGACGTCCTGATCTTGGCGTTATGCAATAACGCAGTGAATTCCAAGCGGAGCTGTGCGGCGATCGATTCTGCGCTTCTAGTGGGGCATTGTACGCCTGATTCAGAATCCGCCACCGCAGAGCGCTGGTTGGTGGCAAACGCCACCCGCCCCACGGCAGCGAGAATAGCTTCACCCCGCCAGACAGAGTCGGCAAGTCAGACGTAACGCCCCGTTTTTGCGCTCCACCTGCTATTTAGCGCCGCGACTTGTCAAGCAACGGGACAGTCAGTGAAGCCGCCTACAAGGATGATGTAGTCGCGTTCCCCCACCCTTCACACGTCGTAGTAGAGGAAGAACTCATAGGGATGCGGCCGCAACCGCAAGGCATCGTGCTCCTTGCGCTTGGTCGCAATCCACATGTCGAGGAAGTCCATGGTGAACACATCGCCTTTAAGCAGGAACTCGTAGTCCTTTTGCAGGCAATCCAACGCCTCGCCGAGACTGCCAGCTACATTGGGAACCTTCCTCAGCTCCTCCGGTGGCAGTTCGTAGATGTTCTTGTCCAAGGGCTCCCCCGGGTCAATCCTGTTGAGGATCCCATCCAAGCCTGCCATCAGCAATGCGGCAAACGCCAGGTAAGGATTGGCGGCAGGATCTGGCGGCCTGTATTCCAGTCGCTTGGCCTTGGGATCGTCGCTATAGGTGGGGATACGAATCGCCGCCGAACGGTTCCGTGAACTGTAAGCCAGGTTCACCGGGGCCTCATAACCTGGAACAAGTCTCTTGTAGCTATTGGTCGTTGGGTTGCAGAGCGCGCACAGCCCTCGCGCATGCTTCAAGAGTCCTCCAGCATAATAGAGGGCTGTCTTCGAGAGGCCCGCGTATTCGTTGCCTGCGAATAGCGGTTTACCTTTCTTCCACAGCGACTGGTGGGTGTGCATTCCCGAGCCATTGTCGCCGAAGAGTGGCTTGGGCATGAAGCAGGCTGTCTTGCCGTGCTTCCGCGCCACGTTCTTCACCACGTATTTGTAAACCATCATGGCATCGGCTGCCCGGACCAGTGTATCAAACCGGTAATCTATTTCCGCTTGTCCGGCCGTAGCTACTTCATGGTGTTGCCGCTCGATTCGCACCCCCAACTCCTCCATTACCAGGCACATTTCCGTACGAATGTCCTGCTGGGTGTCGGCCGGAGCAACGGGAAAATAACCTTCCTTGTGCCGAATCTTGTAACCGGTGTTGGGCATTTCCTCCCGGCCGGTATTCCATACAGCTTCTTCGGAATCAACGCTGTAAAAGGCCCCGCTGCTCTTGCTGTCGAATTGGACGTTGTCGAATACGAAGAACTCGGCTTCCGGCCCCATATAGGCCGAGTCAGCCACGCCGGTGCTGTTCAGGTATCTCTCGGCGCGCTGGGCAATACCCCGTGGGTCGCGCGTG
It encodes:
- a CDS encoding dienelactone hydrolase family protein, with the translated sequence MPTNAPQLPSLLVGAAGQGIASKQAWLNQRARLKEQWQGVLGQFPNHKAPLNTEVLSTEDLSGIARQLVRYQVEEGLFTDGYLLTPGEAKGKLPAIVVFHPTTPLHAKGVAGLAPEYSREKWHGLQFVKRGYIVWCPRNYIETEGAGWTGNAARVLARHPNWTGMTRMVWDAIRAVDFLESLPSVDGKRIGCLGHSLGGKQVLYAMAFDDRYRTGVSSEGGIGLEFSNWEAPWYLGSKIKHPRFGRENHEVLALIAPRAFLLLAGDSADNDRSWTFIQAVQPVYELLGAPGSIGWLNHRQGHFYAPEGRAAAEEFLDRHLKQ
- the glnA gene encoding type I glutamate--ammonia ligase, whose product is MSTPKSVIELATKNGAKMVDIKFVDTFGTWQHFSCPIRELTEDIFTEGLGFDGSSIRGWKSIEASDMLAMPDPATAFMDTFCAVPTLSLTCTIAETGTKEAYTRDPRGIAQRAERYLNSTGVADSAYMGPEAEFFVFDNVQFDSKSSGAFYSVDSEEAVWNTGREEMPNTGYKIRHKEGYFPVAPADTQQDIRTEMCLVMEELGVRIERQHHEVATAGQAEIDYRFDTLVRAADAMMVYKYVVKNVARKHGKTACFMPKPLFGDNGSGMHTHQSLWKKGKPLFAGNEYAGLSKTALYYAGGLLKHARGLCALCNPTTNSYKRLVPGYEAPVNLAYSSRNRSAAIRIPTYSDDPKAKRLEYRPPDPAANPYLAFAALLMAGLDGILNRIDPGEPLDKNIYELPPEELRKVPNVAGSLGEALDCLQKDYEFLLKGDVFTMDFLDMWIATKRKEHDALRLRPHPYEFFLYYDV
- the metG gene encoding methionine--tRNA ligase encodes the protein MSKCFYITTAIDYVNGHPHLGHAYEKVVADVIARAHRSLGQETFFLTGLDEHGQKVQQAAVTEGKTPQAYCDGLAEVWKAFAAKLDLTNDDFVRTTELRHKEVVQAILAKLHAEGHFYKEVYRGFYSTRQETFLTHKDRLPDGTFDPSWGEVIELEEENYYFRLKDHQQWLIEHIERNPSFIAPAQRRNEVLGFLKNNVLEDLCISRPASRLNWGIPLPFDPDYVTYVWFDALSNYITIPAAQGDPGVPASLRRQASAQNLQWRVWPADIHLIGKDIVKFHSVYWPIMLKAMGAPLPKQVLAHGWWQKDGQRMSKSTGNVVDPVAVIDEWGVDAFRFYVLRELDIGPDGNWTEAGFKARYSSELANGLGNLVNRSLSMLKRYRSGVVPKVSNELALEAEQAIAETRRLLAQNQLQGALQAIWSLVTRANQYVDHTAPFKLAKDQSKAARLDEVLYNLAEICRILAVLLWPFLPGTASKIYAQLGLAGSPDKDSEARWGGLAGGHAIGTPAPLFPRKES